Proteins from a single region of Prinia subflava isolate CZ2003 ecotype Zambia chromosome 10, Cam_Psub_1.2, whole genome shotgun sequence:
- the CFAP144 gene encoding cilia- and flagella-associated protein 144, translating into MAARSGREAPDAVQNRLHAERARREHRFQLLFTQYTVNPFRPIHRVTRKPMSWHENVQEPIDDEFLNLLHRAAVVPREKYSEPQTESQEIGWHTTPLVPFDRTDIRFYFPRQTTEITIHGYPAPLKTSTGGKPQIESE; encoded by the exons ATGGCTGCCCGCAGCGGGAGGGAGGCGCCGGATGCGGTGCAGAACCGGCTGCACGCCGAGCGCGCCAGGCGGGAGCACCgcttccagctgctcttcacGCAGTACACCGTGAACCCCTTCCGTCCCA TTCACAGGGTCACTAGGAAGCCAATGTCTTGGCACGAGAACGTACAGGAGCCCATAGATG ATGAATTCCTGAATCTTCTTCACCGTGCAGCAGTGGTGCCAAGAGAGAAATACTCAGAGCCACAAACTGAAAGCCAAGAAATTGGCTGGCATACAACACCTTTG GTTCCTTTTGACCGCACTGATATCAGATTCTACTTCCCACGCCAGACAACTGAGATCACCATCCATGGCTACCCTGCACCACTAAAGACTAGTACAGGGGGAAAGCCACAGATAGAATCTGAATGA
- the PIF1 gene encoding ATP-dependent DNA helicase PIF1 isoform X2 → MEAAELRCTAAVEQPLPGGLGPRRRLMRDATVLLGRNELRQPVLRVAGGSGAAAAVLSFVLAGDAVRLFTRFAGEGRAAVRVAPDGAQVLLSDCPPDALRRFLRLLRLKVAAGSQDAPPRPRLLDRPPPSFSVISPVQERDLPCGPGRRRAGEERGERPAEVPRAERRPPARLSAEQEAVLRAVRSGKSIFFTGSAGTGKSFLLKRIVGSLPPNVTYPTASTGVAACHIGGTTLHAFAGIGSGKAPLEQCIQLAERPGVRQHWLACQHLIIDEISMVDGKFFDKLEAVARAVRKRDEPFGGIQLIICGDFLQLPPVCKANEETKFCFQAKSWRKCIHINMELTEVRRQTDKTFVSLLSAIRLGRCTEEVTRQLMQTAAHRSERDGILATRLCTHKDDVEITNERRLQQLPGEVHVFEALDSDPMLVKLIDAQCPVGGRVELKLGAQVMLAKNLDVSQGLVNGARGVVVGFESEQKGLPKVRFLCGVTQLIKMEKWIIKGPSGVHLSRQQLPLKLAWAISIHKSQGMSLDCVEISLSRVFESGQAYVALSRARSLAGLRVLDFDPKVVRADPAVLQFYRHLRRHQLLSQDLLHTHSEADEKENWKCN, encoded by the exons ATGGAGGCGGCGGAGCTGCGCTGCACGGCGGCCGTGGAGCAGCCGCTGCCGGGCGGGCtcggcccgcgccgccgcctGATGCGGGACGCGACCGTGCTGCTGGGCCGCAACGAGCTGCGGCAGCCCGTGCTGCGGGtggccggcggcagcggcgcggcggccgcggTGCTGAGCTTCGTGCTGGCCGGAGACGCCGTGAGGCTCTTCACGCGGTTCGCGGGCGAGGGGCGGGCGGCGGTGCGGGTAGCCCCGGACGGCGCCCAGGTGCTGCTGTCTGACTGCCCCCCGGACGCGCTGCGCCGCTTCCTCCGCCTCCTGCGGCTCAAGGTGGCCGCCGGCTCGCAGGAcgcgccgccccgcccccgcctGCTGGACCGGCCGCCGCCGTCCTTCTCCGTCATCAGCCCGGTGCAGGAGCGGGACCTGCCGTGcggccccggccgccgccgcgccggcGAGGAGCGGGGTGAGCGCCCGGCCGAG GTGCCCCGCGCGGAGAGGCGGCCCCCGGCGAGGCTCTCGGCGGAGCAGGAGGCGGTGCTGCGCGCCGTGCGGAGCGGAAAGAGCATCTTCTTCACCGGCTCTGCAG GGACTGGGAAGTCGTTCCTGCTGAAGAGGATCGTGGGCTCCCTCCCTCCGAATGTCACCTACCCTACAGCCAGCACGGGAGTGGCAGCTTGTCACATCGGGGGCACTACTCTCCACGCCTTTGCAG GGATCGGCTCTGGGAAGGCTCCACTGGAGCAGTGCATTCAGCTGGCAGAGAGGCCGGGAGTGCGCCAGCATTGGCTGGCCTGCCAGCACTTAATTATTGATGAGATCTCAATGGTGGATGGCAAATTCTTTGACAAGCTGGAGGCAGTGGCAAG GGCAGTCAGAAAACGGGATGAGCCTTTTGGAGGAATTCAGCTAATTATCTGTGGAGATTTCTTACAGCTACCCCCAGTCTGCAAGGCTAATGAAGAAACCAAGTTCTGCTTCCAG GCAAAAAGCTGGAGGAAATGCATCCACATAAATATGGAGCTGACTGAAGTGCGGAGACAGACTGACAAGACCTTTGTCTCACTCCTCAGTGCAATTCGTTTAGGCAG GTGCACAGAGGAGGTGACCAGACAGCTGATGCAGACGGCTGCTCACAGGTCTGAGCGGGACGGGATCCTGGCTACGAGGCTCTGCACCCATAAAGACGATGTAGAAATAACCAATGAGAGACGCTTGCAACAGCTGCCAG GAGAAGTGCACGTGTTTGAGGCTTTGGACAGTGACCCAATGCTAGTGAAGTTAATTGATGCTCAGTGTCCTGTGGGTGGTAGAGTTGAGCTGAAGCTTGGAGCTCAG GTGATGTTAGCAAAGAACCTGGACGTATCTCAAGGGCTGGTGAATGGGGCACGAGGTGTTGTTGTAGGGTTTGAAAGTGAACAGAAGG GGCTGCCTAAGGTCAGGTTTCTCTGTGGGGTCACACAGCTcataaaaatggagaaatggatCATCAAAGGACCATCAGGAGTTCATCTGAGTCGTCAGCAATTACCTTTAAAATTGGCATGGGCCATTTCCATTCACAAGAGTCAG GGCATGTCCCTAGACTGTGTGGAAATCTCCCTGTCTCGTGTCTTTGAAAGTGGGCAGGCTTACGTAGCCCTCTCCCGAGCCCGAAGCCTTGCAGGTCTCCGTGTTCTGGATTTTGACCCCAAGGTAGTGAGAGCTgaccctgctgtgctgcagttctACAGACACCTGAGACGTCATCAGCTTCTAAGCCAG GATTTGCTGCACACCCATTCAGAGGCTGATGAAAAGGAGAATTGGAAATGCAACTGA
- the EBNA1BP2 gene encoding probable rRNA-processing protein EBP2 produces the protein MAAAVARRGSFSDSGSDSEDSSLSDSELQEAFARGALKPGLNVVLEERPKRRNDADGLKQCLAEFRQQLTWVERLDVTLGPVTDPAAQSASTSEAVDPENDFQREMSFYRQAQAAVLEALPRLRKLQVPTRRPDDYFAEMAKSDQQMQKIRQKLKSKQEAMERSEKAKQLRAMRKYGKKVQVEVLQRRQKEKKNMLNAVKKYQKGLSDKLDFLEEEQTSSQGNKKGNANQRAKKGPNAKRRYKNQKFGFGGKKKGSKWNTKESFNDVSSFQAKVAHNKGPRKGGKGGKKALNKRPGKRARQKMKNRAR, from the exons ATGGCGGCAGCGGTGGCGCGGCGCGGCTCCTTCTCGGACTCCGGCTCGGACTCGGAGGATTCCTCGCTCTCGGACTCGGAG ctccaggaggcCTTCGCGAGGGGCGCGCTGAAGCCGGGGCTCAACGTGGTGCTGGAGGAGCGGCCGAAGCGGCGCAATGACGCG GACGGCCTGAAGCAGTGCCTGGCCGagttcaggcagcagctcacgTGGGTGGAAAGGCTGGACGTGACCCTGGGCCCGGTCACGGACCCCGCTGCTCAGAGTGCTTCCACGTCTGAGGCCGTTGACCCTGAGAACGATTTCCAGAGAGAGATGAGCTT CTACCGGCAGGCGCAGGCCGCTGTCCTGGAAGCCCTCCCTCGGCTGCGGAAGCTGCAGGTTCCCACGAGGAGGCCGGATGATTACTTTGCAGAGATGGCCAAATCAGACCAACAGATGCAGAAG ATTCGACAGAAACTTAAGAGTAAACAGGAAGCAATGGAAAGGTCTGAGAAAGCAAAACAACTCCGTGCAATGAGAAAATATGGCAAGAAG GTGCAAGTTGAGGTTCTGCAGAGGAgacaaaaggagaagaaaaatatgttgaATGCAGTCAAGAAATACCAGAAAG GTCTCTCTGACAAGCTGGACTTTCTAGAGGAAGAGCAGACGTCATCtcaagggaataaaaaaggCAACGCAAATCAACGGGCAAAGAAGGG ACCAAATGCCAAAAGACGATACAAAAATCAGAAGTTCGGTTTTGGTGGGAAGAAGAAGGGCTCAAAGTGGAACACAAAGGAGAGCTTTAATGATGTATCCAGCTTCCAGGCAAAAGTGGCTCACAACAAAGGCccaagaaaaggaggaaaaggagggaaaaaagccctTAAT aagagACCTGGAAAGAGagcaagacagaaaatgaagaacCGAGCCCGCTGA
- the PIF1 gene encoding ATP-dependent DNA helicase PIF1 isoform X1 encodes MEAAELRCTAAVEQPLPGGLGPRRRLMRDATVLLGRNELRQPVLRVAGGSGAAAAVLSFVLAGDAVRLFTRFAGEGRAAVRVAPDGAQVLLSDCPPDALRRFLRLLRLKVAAGSQDAPPRPRLLDRPPPSFSVISPVQERDLPCGPGRRRAGEERGERPAEVPRAERRPPARLSAEQEAVLRAVRSGKSIFFTGSAGEGPRRLSSTPRGKSRPLLTCCFSLEGTGKSFLLKRIVGSLPPNVTYPTASTGVAACHIGGTTLHAFAGIGSGKAPLEQCIQLAERPGVRQHWLACQHLIIDEISMVDGKFFDKLEAVARAVRKRDEPFGGIQLIICGDFLQLPPVCKANEETKFCFQAKSWRKCIHINMELTEVRRQTDKTFVSLLSAIRLGRCTEEVTRQLMQTAAHRSERDGILATRLCTHKDDVEITNERRLQQLPGEVHVFEALDSDPMLVKLIDAQCPVGGRVELKLGAQVMLAKNLDVSQGLVNGARGVVVGFESEQKGLPKVRFLCGVTQLIKMEKWIIKGPSGVHLSRQQLPLKLAWAISIHKSQGMSLDCVEISLSRVFESGQAYVALSRARSLAGLRVLDFDPKVVRADPAVLQFYRHLRRHQLLSQDLLHTHSEADEKENWKCN; translated from the exons ATGGAGGCGGCGGAGCTGCGCTGCACGGCGGCCGTGGAGCAGCCGCTGCCGGGCGGGCtcggcccgcgccgccgcctGATGCGGGACGCGACCGTGCTGCTGGGCCGCAACGAGCTGCGGCAGCCCGTGCTGCGGGtggccggcggcagcggcgcggcggccgcggTGCTGAGCTTCGTGCTGGCCGGAGACGCCGTGAGGCTCTTCACGCGGTTCGCGGGCGAGGGGCGGGCGGCGGTGCGGGTAGCCCCGGACGGCGCCCAGGTGCTGCTGTCTGACTGCCCCCCGGACGCGCTGCGCCGCTTCCTCCGCCTCCTGCGGCTCAAGGTGGCCGCCGGCTCGCAGGAcgcgccgccccgcccccgcctGCTGGACCGGCCGCCGCCGTCCTTCTCCGTCATCAGCCCGGTGCAGGAGCGGGACCTGCCGTGcggccccggccgccgccgcgccggcGAGGAGCGGGGTGAGCGCCCGGCCGAG GTGCCCCGCGCGGAGAGGCGGCCCCCGGCGAGGCTCTCGGCGGAGCAGGAGGCGGTGCTGCGCGCCGTGCGGAGCGGAAAGAGCATCTTCTTCACCGGCTCTGCAGGTGAGGGGCCCCGGCGGCTCTCATCGACTCCCCGGGGGAAGTCCCGGCCCTTGTTGACTTGCTGCTTCTCCCTCGAAGGGACTGGGAAGTCGTTCCTGCTGAAGAGGATCGTGGGCTCCCTCCCTCCGAATGTCACCTACCCTACAGCCAGCACGGGAGTGGCAGCTTGTCACATCGGGGGCACTACTCTCCACGCCTTTGCAG GGATCGGCTCTGGGAAGGCTCCACTGGAGCAGTGCATTCAGCTGGCAGAGAGGCCGGGAGTGCGCCAGCATTGGCTGGCCTGCCAGCACTTAATTATTGATGAGATCTCAATGGTGGATGGCAAATTCTTTGACAAGCTGGAGGCAGTGGCAAG GGCAGTCAGAAAACGGGATGAGCCTTTTGGAGGAATTCAGCTAATTATCTGTGGAGATTTCTTACAGCTACCCCCAGTCTGCAAGGCTAATGAAGAAACCAAGTTCTGCTTCCAG GCAAAAAGCTGGAGGAAATGCATCCACATAAATATGGAGCTGACTGAAGTGCGGAGACAGACTGACAAGACCTTTGTCTCACTCCTCAGTGCAATTCGTTTAGGCAG GTGCACAGAGGAGGTGACCAGACAGCTGATGCAGACGGCTGCTCACAGGTCTGAGCGGGACGGGATCCTGGCTACGAGGCTCTGCACCCATAAAGACGATGTAGAAATAACCAATGAGAGACGCTTGCAACAGCTGCCAG GAGAAGTGCACGTGTTTGAGGCTTTGGACAGTGACCCAATGCTAGTGAAGTTAATTGATGCTCAGTGTCCTGTGGGTGGTAGAGTTGAGCTGAAGCTTGGAGCTCAG GTGATGTTAGCAAAGAACCTGGACGTATCTCAAGGGCTGGTGAATGGGGCACGAGGTGTTGTTGTAGGGTTTGAAAGTGAACAGAAGG GGCTGCCTAAGGTCAGGTTTCTCTGTGGGGTCACACAGCTcataaaaatggagaaatggatCATCAAAGGACCATCAGGAGTTCATCTGAGTCGTCAGCAATTACCTTTAAAATTGGCATGGGCCATTTCCATTCACAAGAGTCAG GGCATGTCCCTAGACTGTGTGGAAATCTCCCTGTCTCGTGTCTTTGAAAGTGGGCAGGCTTACGTAGCCCTCTCCCGAGCCCGAAGCCTTGCAGGTCTCCGTGTTCTGGATTTTGACCCCAAGGTAGTGAGAGCTgaccctgctgtgctgcagttctACAGACACCTGAGACGTCATCAGCTTCTAAGCCAG GATTTGCTGCACACCCATTCAGAGGCTGATGAAAAGGAGAATTGGAAATGCAACTGA